Proteins co-encoded in one Gemmatimonadaceae bacterium genomic window:
- a CDS encoding cbb3-type cytochrome c oxidase subunit 3 — translation MSLTELMSGANLDGYAQVSLLLFLVAFGFVLWRVFSPRYSATYRKAAQMPLDDETPQTPRNRGE, via the coding sequence ATGAGCCTGACCGAGCTGATGAGCGGGGCCAATCTGGACGGGTACGCCCAGGTCTCGCTCCTCCTCTTCCTCGTGGCCTTCGGCTTCGTGCTGTGGCGGGTCTTCTCGCCCCGCTACAGCGCGACGTACCGGAAGGCCGCTCAAATGCCACTCGACGACGAGACTCCCCAAACGCCGCGCAACCGCGGAGAGTGA
- a CDS encoding insulinase family protein — MPSTRRSIVPRPAPRHASPHWSGALAFLAAASLAPLAPARAHAQATTSARPAAAAQRASSRDVIPSDPAVRIGRLPNGFRYYIRRNAKPAQRLELRLVVNAGSVLEDNDQRGLAHFTEHMLFNGTRRFRKHDIVSYLESIGVRFGADLNASTSFDETLYILPVPTDKPGLVEKSFDILEDWAQGALFDSTEVLNERGVVLEEWRGGLGAAQRITDKEFPVIFRGSRYAERLPIGLPEVIQGATPSPIRRFYTDWYRPDNMAVVAVGDVDPSRLEALVRRHFAALKRPARLRPRPTIGVPDNDSTLVSIVTDPEQQSAQVSVLFKHPPAPQRTVGDYRRSLVGELYNYMLNQRLTEISRRPDAPFAFAGSAYGRFVRSTDVYQLSAAAKDGGLLPALSAVLLEARRVGRHGFLPSELARARSALLRSYESAHAERDKTESGNYVDEYVEQFLTATPAPGIAWEYRQVQRLLPGVAVDEVNALARRWISDHNRVVTIAAPARDSATVPSERAVLATFRAADTTTVTPWAETVSDAPLVATTPTPGRIVAESTWTDLGATVWRLSNGVRVLLKPTTFKADEVMFRAFSPGGSSLVSDADYPSAMLATTIAERGGLADFSAIELGKKLTGKQARASTFIDGLSEGLVGGGSSKDLETIFQLAYLRFTAPRRDSAAFAAFKAQVSPFLANRANSPEAVFSDTVLVTMSSAHPRARPVDRALFDSVSFARAFEIYRERFADASDFTFVFTGSFTLERMRPLVERWLASLPAQGHVERWRDVGVRAPDGVVEKTVRKGVEPKASTLVIFHGPATFAPETRYALRALSEYLEMRLLENLREALGGTYSVGVDAQVTRLPRAEFSLSIQYGSAPARADSLFSTVRAVIDSVKAGSIAEGDVQKIRQQQQRTLEVNLQENSYWLANLSARLENEEDPRGLLRYDQFIKGLTAGQLQEAARRYLDVGRYARFVLLPAAPPTP, encoded by the coding sequence ATGCCCTCGACTCGCCGCTCGATCGTCCCGCGCCCAGCACCCCGGCACGCATCCCCGCATTGGTCGGGAGCCCTCGCCTTCCTCGCCGCCGCATCGCTCGCGCCCCTGGCGCCAGCGCGGGCACACGCGCAGGCGACGACGTCGGCGCGACCCGCCGCGGCGGCACAACGCGCCTCGAGCCGCGACGTCATTCCCAGCGACCCGGCGGTGCGCATCGGGCGGCTGCCTAACGGCTTCCGCTACTACATCCGCCGCAACGCCAAGCCGGCGCAGCGACTCGAGCTTCGCCTCGTCGTGAACGCCGGGTCGGTTCTCGAGGACAACGACCAGCGGGGGCTCGCGCATTTCACCGAGCACATGCTCTTCAATGGAACGCGCCGCTTCCGGAAGCACGACATCGTCTCGTACCTCGAGTCGATCGGCGTGCGCTTCGGTGCCGACCTCAATGCCTCGACGTCGTTCGACGAGACGCTCTACATCCTCCCCGTTCCCACCGACAAGCCGGGACTGGTGGAGAAGTCGTTCGACATCCTGGAGGACTGGGCGCAGGGGGCGCTCTTCGACTCCACCGAAGTCCTGAACGAGCGCGGCGTGGTGCTCGAGGAGTGGCGCGGAGGGCTCGGCGCCGCGCAGCGCATCACCGACAAGGAGTTCCCGGTCATCTTCCGCGGTTCTCGTTATGCAGAGCGGCTCCCCATCGGCCTTCCCGAGGTGATCCAGGGGGCCACGCCGTCTCCCATCCGTCGCTTCTATACGGATTGGTACCGCCCGGACAACATGGCGGTCGTCGCGGTGGGCGACGTGGATCCGTCGCGCCTCGAGGCGCTCGTGCGCCGGCACTTTGCCGCGCTCAAGCGACCGGCGCGCCTGCGCCCCCGCCCCACCATCGGCGTCCCCGACAACGACTCGACGCTCGTCAGCATCGTCACCGACCCGGAACAGCAATCGGCGCAGGTGTCCGTCCTCTTCAAGCACCCGCCGGCGCCGCAGCGCACCGTTGGCGACTACCGGCGTTCGCTCGTGGGTGAGCTGTACAACTACATGCTGAACCAGCGCCTGACGGAGATCTCGCGTCGCCCCGACGCGCCCTTTGCCTTCGCCGGCTCGGCCTACGGCCGCTTCGTGCGCTCCACCGACGTCTACCAGCTCTCGGCAGCTGCAAAGGATGGGGGCCTCCTCCCGGCGCTGTCGGCCGTCCTGCTGGAAGCGCGCCGCGTGGGTCGGCACGGCTTCCTCCCCTCGGAGCTGGCGCGGGCGCGGAGCGCCTTGCTCCGTTCCTACGAGAGCGCGCACGCCGAGCGCGACAAGACCGAGTCGGGGAACTACGTCGACGAGTATGTGGAGCAGTTCCTCACCGCCACCCCCGCCCCCGGCATTGCCTGGGAATACCGGCAGGTGCAACGCCTCCTCCCCGGCGTCGCGGTGGACGAGGTGAACGCCCTCGCCCGGCGGTGGATCAGCGACCACAATCGCGTGGTCACCATCGCCGCTCCGGCCCGCGACAGCGCCACCGTCCCCAGCGAGCGCGCCGTCCTGGCCACCTTCCGCGCCGCCGACACCACCACGGTCACCCCTTGGGCCGAGACCGTCTCCGACGCCCCGCTCGTCGCCACGACACCCACGCCGGGGCGCATCGTGGCCGAGTCCACCTGGACCGATCTGGGGGCCACCGTCTGGCGCCTCTCCAACGGCGTCCGCGTCCTCCTCAAGCCCACGACGTTCAAGGCCGACGAGGTCATGTTCCGCGCCTTCAGCCCCGGCGGTTCGAGCCTGGTGAGCGACGCCGACTATCCGTCGGCGATGCTCGCCACCACCATTGCCGAGCGCGGAGGGCTCGCCGACTTCTCCGCCATAGAACTCGGCAAGAAGCTCACGGGAAAGCAGGCGCGCGCCAGCACCTTCATCGATGGCCTGAGCGAAGGACTGGTGGGCGGCGGCTCGTCAAAGGACCTGGAGACGATATTCCAGCTCGCCTACCTCCGCTTCACCGCCCCTCGCCGCGACTCCGCCGCCTTTGCCGCGTTCAAGGCGCAGGTGTCACCGTTCCTTGCCAACCGCGCCAACTCCCCCGAGGCGGTCTTCTCCGACACCGTGCTCGTCACGATGTCGAGTGCCCACCCTCGCGCGCGCCCGGTGGACCGCGCGCTGTTCGACAGCGTCTCGTTTGCTCGCGCCTTCGAGATCTATCGAGAGCGCTTCGCCGACGCATCGGACTTCACCTTTGTCTTCACCGGGAGCTTCACGCTGGAGCGCATGCGCCCGCTGGTCGAGCGGTGGCTCGCCTCGCTGCCAGCGCAGGGGCACGTGGAGCGCTGGCGCGACGTGGGGGTGCGTGCACCTGACGGCGTGGTGGAGAAGACGGTGCGCAAGGGGGTCGAGCCCAAGGCATCCACGCTCGTCATCTTTCATGGCCCCGCCACCTTCGCGCCGGAAACGCGTTATGCACTCCGCGCGCTGAGCGAATACCTCGAGATGCGCCTCCTCGAGAACCTGCGCGAGGCGCTCGGCGGGACCTACTCGGTGGGGGTGGACGCCCAGGTCACGCGACTCCCGCGTGCCGAGTTCTCGCTCAGCATCCAGTACGGCTCGGCGCCGGCGCGAGCCGATTCGCTCTTCTCCACCGTGCGCGCGGTGATCGATTCGGTGAAGGCCGGGTCCATCGCCGAGGGCGACGTGCAGAAGATCCGGCAGCAGCAGCAACGCACCCTGGAGGTCAACCTGCAGGAGAACTCCTACTGGCTGGCCAACCTGTCGGCGCGCCTGGAAAACGAGGAGGATCCGCGCGGGCTCCTGCGGTACGACCAGTTCATCAAGGGTCTCACGGCGGGGCAGCTGCAGGAGGCGGCGCGGCGGTATCTCGACGTGGGGCGCTACGCGCGCTTCGTGTTGCTTCCGGCGGCGCCGCCCACGCCCTGA
- the ccoG gene encoding cytochrome c oxidase accessory protein CcoG, with amino-acid sequence MNEDGSRRWIRPKPSDGAWLTRRRIVAYVLMAVYIVIPHITINGKPAMWLNAMRREFTFFGFTFLATDTFLFMLLLGTLVLTIFTFTALFGRVWCGWGCPQTVWMEFLFRPIERAIEGGRSGSLRIDQSGRLLHPRRLLKYAVYFVISLILAHTFLAYFVGVDALKVWVTRSPVEHPSSFMIMAVTTVLVFLDFAYFREQTCTIACPYGRWQSVLLDTSSLIVAYDYGRGEPRMKGTKARAATLGDCIDCNACVATCPTGIDIRDGLQMECIHCTQCADACDAIMTSIGKPKGLIRYTSREVLAGSTRHLLRPRTVIYPVALAFVFGTLVYSIDNKPKADITLLRSIDRPFTEEADGRIANQVRLRIANRSDEDRRYTLTVSGADEGQVVIPMNPFPVPIGKTETVSMFILLPRQAFAAGDRMITITVSDGKQFTGEYPYRLLGPRAGSTGANAAHDSSANAAASSDTASESHGAREKR; translated from the coding sequence ATGAACGAAGACGGATCCCGCCGCTGGATCCGACCCAAGCCCTCCGACGGCGCGTGGCTCACGCGCCGTCGGATCGTTGCGTATGTGCTCATGGCGGTCTACATCGTCATCCCGCACATCACGATCAACGGCAAGCCCGCCATGTGGCTGAACGCGATGCGCCGGGAGTTCACCTTCTTCGGCTTCACGTTCCTCGCCACCGACACGTTCCTCTTCATGCTGCTGCTGGGGACACTCGTCCTCACCATCTTCACCTTCACCGCCCTGTTTGGGCGCGTGTGGTGCGGGTGGGGATGCCCCCAGACCGTCTGGATGGAGTTCCTCTTCCGTCCCATCGAGCGGGCGATCGAAGGGGGGCGCTCGGGGTCGTTGCGCATCGACCAGTCGGGGCGGCTCCTGCACCCGCGGCGCCTGCTGAAGTACGCGGTGTACTTCGTCATCTCGCTGATCCTGGCGCACACCTTCCTGGCGTATTTCGTGGGGGTGGACGCGCTCAAGGTCTGGGTCACGCGCTCGCCGGTGGAGCATCCGTCGTCGTTCATGATCATGGCGGTCACGACGGTGCTCGTCTTCCTGGACTTCGCCTACTTCCGCGAGCAGACGTGCACGATTGCCTGTCCGTACGGACGCTGGCAGTCGGTCCTGCTCGACACGTCGTCGCTCATCGTCGCCTACGACTACGGGCGCGGCGAACCGCGCATGAAGGGAACCAAGGCGCGCGCCGCCACCCTGGGTGACTGCATCGACTGCAACGCCTGCGTCGCCACCTGTCCCACCGGCATCGACATCCGCGACGGCCTGCAGATGGAGTGCATCCACTGCACGCAGTGCGCCGATGCCTGCGACGCCATCATGACGTCGATCGGCAAGCCCAAGGGACTCATCCGCTACACCTCGCGCGAGGTCCTGGCCGGCTCCACGCGTCACCTCCTGCGCCCGCGCACGGTGATCTACCCCGTCGCGCTCGCCTTTGTCTTCGGCACGCTCGTCTACTCGATCGACAACAAGCCGAAAGCCGACATCACGCTCCTGCGCTCCATCGATCGCCCGTTCACCGAGGAAGCCGATGGGCGCATTGCCAACCAGGTGCGCCTGCGCATTGCCAACCGCAGCGACGAGGACCGTCGCTACACGCTCACCGTGTCCGGGGCGGATGAGGGGCAGGTCGTGATTCCGATGAACCCCTTCCCTGTCCCCATCGGCAAGACGGAAACGGTGTCGATGTTCATCCTCCTCCCGCGCCAAGCCTTTGCGGCTGGCGACCGCATGATCACCATCACGGTCTCCGACGGGAAGCAGTTCACCGGCGAGTACCCCTATCGCCTGCTGGGGCCGCGCGCCGGCTCCACGGGGGCGAACGCCGCGCACGACAGCAGTGCCAACGCCGCCGCGTCCAGCGATACGGCGAGCGAGTCCCATGGCGCCAGGGAGAAGCGATGA
- the ccoN gene encoding cytochrome-c oxidase, cbb3-type subunit I, protein MSESRSAPAGAAAAARLESFSYDDDIVRKFLFVTILWGFVGMLVGVLIAIQMALPELNFAPFLTFGRLRPLHTNAVIFAFAGNAIFTGVYYSTQRLTKARMFSDGLSRAHFWGWQLIIVAAALTLPLGYTQAKEYAELEWPIDIMIAVVWVIFAINFIGTLIKRRERHLYVALWFYIASIITVAVLHIFNNLSMPAGPLKSYSIYAGVQDAFMQWWYGHNAVAFFLTTPFLGMMYYFMPKAAEGPVFSYKLSILHFWTLVFMYIWAGPHHLHYSSLPEWASTLGMIFSVMLWAPSWGGMINGLLTLRGGWHKVADDPILKFMVLAITGYGMSTFEGPMLSVKAVNSLSHYTDWTIAHVHSGALTWNGFFTFGMIYWLAPRLFQTELYSKKLMNTHFWIATVGIVLYIVSIYSAGVTQGLMWRAFDETGRLQYPDFVETVARLIPMYWVRVVGGTLYLVGVVMFAYNIMKTWAKRPAAYQVPVIQAAALPKAYSPEPLRPGANVPTTAFGRFMSLSFHRAWERAPILFTVLTLIAVAIASLFEIIPTFLIKSNVPTIASVKPYTPLELAGRDIYIREGCFNCHSQMIRPLRFETERYGEYSKPGEAVYEHPFLWGSRRIGPDLAREGGLKSNLWHLRHFQNPREVNAKSIMPAYTHIVENDMDFDVIQKRVDAMAMLGVPYGDAVNKAPEMARAQAQQIAADLKATGGGDGFETKEVTALIAYLQRLGRDIQTPTVARGSAGSPNTVATAPASAPSVAPGGGHP, encoded by the coding sequence ATGAGCGAATCCCGGAGCGCCCCAGCCGGAGCGGCGGCAGCCGCCAGGCTCGAGTCGTTCAGCTACGATGATGACATCGTACGCAAGTTCCTGTTCGTGACGATCCTGTGGGGATTCGTCGGGATGCTGGTCGGGGTGCTGATCGCCATCCAGATGGCGCTCCCCGAGCTGAATTTCGCGCCATTCCTCACCTTCGGCCGACTGCGCCCGCTGCACACCAACGCGGTCATCTTCGCGTTCGCGGGGAATGCCATCTTCACGGGGGTCTACTACTCCACGCAGCGCCTGACCAAGGCGCGCATGTTCTCCGACGGATTGTCGCGCGCGCACTTCTGGGGCTGGCAGCTGATCATTGTCGCCGCCGCCCTCACGCTGCCGCTTGGCTACACGCAGGCCAAGGAGTACGCCGAGCTCGAATGGCCGATCGACATCATGATCGCCGTCGTGTGGGTGATCTTCGCCATCAACTTCATCGGGACGCTGATCAAGCGCCGTGAGCGGCACCTGTATGTCGCGCTCTGGTTCTACATCGCGTCGATCATCACCGTGGCGGTGCTGCACATCTTCAACAACCTGTCGATGCCGGCGGGTCCGCTGAAGAGCTACAGCATCTATGCCGGCGTGCAGGATGCCTTCATGCAGTGGTGGTATGGCCACAACGCGGTGGCCTTCTTCCTCACCACGCCGTTCCTGGGAATGATGTACTACTTCATGCCCAAGGCGGCCGAGGGACCGGTCTTCAGCTACAAGCTCTCGATCCTGCACTTCTGGACGCTGGTCTTCATGTACATCTGGGCCGGCCCGCACCACCTCCACTACTCCTCGCTCCCCGAGTGGGCGTCGACGCTGGGGATGATCTTCTCGGTCATGCTGTGGGCCCCGAGCTGGGGCGGCATGATCAACGGCCTGCTCACGCTGCGCGGCGGGTGGCACAAGGTCGCGGACGACCCGATCCTCAAGTTCATGGTCCTCGCGATCACGGGCTACGGGATGTCGACGTTCGAGGGCCCCATGCTCTCCGTGAAGGCCGTCAACTCGCTCTCGCACTACACCGACTGGACCATCGCCCACGTGCACTCGGGGGCGCTGACGTGGAACGGCTTCTTCACGTTCGGCATGATCTACTGGCTCGCGCCGCGCCTCTTCCAGACGGAGCTGTACAGCAAGAAGCTGATGAACACGCACTTCTGGATCGCGACCGTCGGCATCGTGCTCTATATCGTCTCGATCTACTCGGCGGGCGTCACGCAGGGGTTGATGTGGCGTGCCTTCGACGAGACGGGGCGCCTGCAGTATCCCGACTTCGTCGAGACCGTCGCCCGCCTGATTCCGATGTACTGGGTCCGCGTGGTTGGTGGGACGTTGTATCTGGTGGGCGTCGTGATGTTCGCTTACAACATCATGAAGACGTGGGCCAAGCGCCCGGCGGCGTACCAGGTGCCGGTCATCCAGGCTGCCGCGCTTCCCAAGGCGTACTCGCCTGAGCCGCTGCGCCCGGGGGCCAACGTCCCGACGACGGCGTTCGGCCGCTTCATGAGCCTGTCGTTCCACCGCGCGTGGGAGCGCGCGCCGATCCTCTTTACGGTGCTCACGCTCATCGCGGTGGCCATCGCCTCGCTGTTCGAGATCATCCCGACGTTCCTCATCAAGTCGAACGTCCCGACGATCGCCTCGGTCAAGCCGTACACGCCGCTCGAACTGGCGGGGCGCGACATCTACATCCGCGAAGGGTGCTTCAACTGTCACTCGCAGATGATTCGCCCGTTGCGCTTCGAGACGGAGCGCTATGGCGAGTACTCCAAGCCGGGTGAGGCGGTCTACGAGCATCCGTTCCTCTGGGGCTCGCGCCGCATCGGGCCGGACCTCGCGCGCGAGGGAGGGCTCAAGAGCAACCTGTGGCACCTGCGTCACTTCCAGAACCCGCGTGAAGTGAACGCCAAGTCGATCATGCCGGCGTACACGCACATCGTCGAGAACGACATGGACTTCGACGTGATCCAGAAGCGTGTCGACGCCATGGCGATGCTCGGCGTGCCGTACGGTGACGCCGTCAACAAGGCGCCCGAGATGGCGCGTGCCCAGGCGCAACAGATCGCGGCCGACCTCAAGGCGACCGGTGGCGGCGATGGCTTCGAGACCAAGGAAGTGACGGCGCTCATCGCGTACCTGCAGCGACTCGGGCGCGACATCCAGACGCCCACGGTAGCGCGTGGCAGTGCCGGTTCACCCAACACCGTGGCAACCGCTCCGGCCAGCGCTCCGAGCGTGGCGCCGGGCGGAGGGCATCCATGA
- a CDS encoding c-type cytochrome has translation MAAPQSNDSNLIEHQYDGIQEYDNPLPRWWVYLFYATIVFSILYWFNVPGIGIGKGRIANYEADVAAWKAAHPEPESGASPEQLAALASDQTAIATGKQVYTTNCASCHRPDAGGMIGPNLTDDFWIHGATLADIHKTIVDGVLAKGMPTWGKLLKPDQINAVTVYVASLKGTNPPNPKAPEGQPAGAAQVTDSTVKLDSAAVPK, from the coding sequence ATGGCCGCCCCACAAAGCAACGACAGCAACCTGATCGAGCACCAGTACGACGGGATCCAGGAGTACGACAACCCGCTCCCGCGGTGGTGGGTCTACCTGTTCTATGCCACCATCGTCTTCTCGATCCTGTACTGGTTCAACGTGCCGGGCATCGGGATCGGCAAGGGACGCATTGCCAACTACGAGGCCGATGTGGCCGCGTGGAAGGCGGCGCACCCCGAGCCGGAGAGCGGGGCGTCGCCCGAGCAGCTGGCGGCGCTTGCCTCGGACCAGACGGCGATCGCCACCGGGAAGCAGGTCTACACCACGAACTGCGCCTCCTGCCATCGCCCCGACGCGGGCGGCATGATCGGGCCGAACCTCACGGACGACTTCTGGATCCACGGCGCCACGCTGGCCGACATTCACAAGACGATCGTTGACGGGGTGCTGGCCAAGGGGATGCCGACCTGGGGCAAGCTCCTGAAGCCTGACCAGATCAACGCCGTCACGGTCTACGTGGCCTCGCTCAAGGGGACCAACCCGCCCAACCCGAAGGCGCCCGAAGGGCAGCCGGCGGGCGCCGCACAAGTCACCGACTCGACGGTGAAGCTAGATTCTGCAGCAGTACCCAAGTAA